The following proteins are encoded in a genomic region of Chiroxiphia lanceolata isolate bChiLan1 chromosome 18, bChiLan1.pri, whole genome shotgun sequence:
- the GP1BB gene encoding platelet glycoprotein Ib beta chain, with translation MNREILFLSLLGFLPLVIPTCPVPCKCTSTIIDCTSKDLTVANLPIAFRPSAEIIHLGYNRLTSIPNGLFDNLRSLQVVYLQGNPWECTCDILYLRSWLQWQQNRTLYRDVRCSSPRHLQHRVIAYLTEDEVNSTCQYWYCSLALLSQLCLFILLFLQGILVIFIIVYLQKFRRMTAEARSTTRELHQQVDPWVSSSRNPYNND, from the coding sequence ATGAACAGGGAAATTCTCTTCTTGTCCCTGCTTGGCTTCCTCCCGCTCGTGATAcccacctgccctgtgccctgcaaGTGTACCAGCACCATTATTGACTGCACCTCGAAAGACCTCACTGTAGCAAACCTGCCCATTGCCTTCCGTCCTTCAGCTGAAATTATCCACCTCGGTTACAACAGGCTCACCTCTATTCCCAATGGGCTCTTTGACAACCTGAGGAGCCTGCAGGTAGTGTACCTGCAGGGCAACCCTTGGGAATGCACCTGTGACATCCTGTACCTGCGCTCCtggctgcagtggcagcagaacCGCACCCTGTACCGGGATGTGAGGTGCAGCTCCCCGAGGCACCTGCAGCACCGGGTCATTGCCTACCTGACAGAGGACGAGGTCAACTCCACGTGCCAGTACTGGTACTGCAGCCTGGCTCTCCTCTCTCAGCTCTGTCTCttcatcctccttttcctccagggTATCTTGGTTATCTTCATCATTGTTTACCTGCAGAAATTTCGGAGGATGACCGCTGAAGCCCGGAGCACCACCCGAGAACTGCACCAGCAGGTTGACCCTTGGGTATCTTCTTCAAGAAACCCCTACAACAATGATTAA
- the SEPTIN5 gene encoding septin-5 isoform X2, giving the protein MVPEQACAAQDEPCEEQRSGKALDHEKQYVGFATLPNQVHRKSVKKGFDFTLMVAGESGLGKSTLVNSLFLTDLYKDRKLLNAEERINQTVEIVKHTVDIEEKGVKLKLTIVDTPGFGDAVNNTECWKPITDYIDQQFEQYFRDESGLNRKNIQDNRVHCCLYFISPFGHGLRPVDVEFMKALHEKVNIVPLIAKADCLIPSEIRKLKERIREEIDKFGIKVYQFPECDSDEDEEFKQQDRELKESAPFAVIGSNTVVEAKGQRVRGRLYPWGIVEVENQAHCDFVKLRNMLIRTHMHDLKDVTCDVHYENYRAQCIQQMTSKLTQDNRIESPIPILPLPTPDTETEKLIKMKDEELRRMQEMLQKMQQQMQDQ; this is encoded by the exons ATGGTGCCCGAGCAGGCGTGTGCGGCACAGGATGAGCCCTGCGAGGAGCAGAGGAGCGGCAAGGCGCTG gacCATGAGAAGCAGTACGTGGGCTTTGCCACTCTGCCCAACCAGGTCCACCGGAAATCCGTGAAGAAGGGTTTCGACTTCACCCTGATGGTTGCAG GAGAGTCGGGTCTGGGCAAATCCACGCTGGTGAATAGCCTGTTCCTGACAGACCTCTACAAAGACAGAAAGCTCCTCAATGCAGAGG AGAGAATCAATCAAACAGTGGAGATCGTCAAGCACACGGTGGACATTGAGGAGAAGGGTGTAAAACTGAAGCTGACCATAGTGGACACGCCAGGCTTTGGAGATGCTGTTAACAACACTGAGTG ctggaagccCATCACTGACTACATTGACCAGCAGTTTGAGCAGTATTTCCGTGATGAGAGTGGCCTGAACCGGAAGAACATCCAGGACAACCGCGTGCACTGCTGCCTCTACTTCATCTCTCCCTTCGGGCACGG gctgaggcCTGTGGATGTTGAATTCATGAAGGCTCTGCATGAGAAGGTCAACATTGTGCCCCTGATTGCCAAAGCTGACTGCCTGATCCCCTCCGAGATCCGGAAGCTAAAGGAGAGG ATCCGGGAGGAGATTGACAAATTTGGCATTAAAGTGTACCAGTTTCCTGAGTGTGACTCCGATGAAGATGAAGAGTTCAAGCAGCAAGACAGAGAGCTGAAG GAGAGCGCTCCCTTCGCCGTCATCGGCAGCAACACCGTGGTGGAGGCCAAGGGCCAGCGAGTCCGGGGACGGCTCTACCCCTGGGGCATTGTGGAAG TGGAGAACCAGGCTCACTGCGACTTCGTGAAGCTGCGGAACATGCTGATCCGGACACACATGCACGACCTGAAGGACGTCACCTGCGACGTCCACTACGAGAACTATCGAGCTCAGTGCATCCAGCAGATGACCAG cAAGCTGACCCAGGACAACAGGATAGAGAGCCCCATTCCTATCCTGCCTCTGCCAACACCAGACACTGAGACAGAGAAGCTGATCAAGATGAAGGATGAGGAG TTACGGCGGATGCAAGAGATGCTGCAGAAGatgcagcagcagatgcagGATCAGTGA
- the SEPTIN5 gene encoding septin-5 isoform X4, with the protein MAENQDHEKQYVGFATLPNQVHRKSVKKGFDFTLMVAGESGLGKSTLVNSLFLTDLYKDRKLLNAEERINQTVEIVKHTVDIEEKGVKLKLTIVDTPGFGDAVNNTECWKPITDYIDQQFEQYFRDESGLNRKNIQDNRVHCCLYFISPFGHGLRPVDVEFMKALHEKVNIVPLIAKADCLIPSEIRKLKERIREEIDKFGIKVYQFPECDSDEDEEFKQQDRELKESAPFAVIGSNTVVEAKGQRVRGRLYPWGIVEVENQAHCDFVKLRNMLIRTHMHDLKDVTCDVHYENYRAQCIQQMTSKLTQDNRIESPIPILPLPTPDTETEKLIKMKDEELRRMQEMLQKMQQQMQDQ; encoded by the exons gacCATGAGAAGCAGTACGTGGGCTTTGCCACTCTGCCCAACCAGGTCCACCGGAAATCCGTGAAGAAGGGTTTCGACTTCACCCTGATGGTTGCAG GAGAGTCGGGTCTGGGCAAATCCACGCTGGTGAATAGCCTGTTCCTGACAGACCTCTACAAAGACAGAAAGCTCCTCAATGCAGAGG AGAGAATCAATCAAACAGTGGAGATCGTCAAGCACACGGTGGACATTGAGGAGAAGGGTGTAAAACTGAAGCTGACCATAGTGGACACGCCAGGCTTTGGAGATGCTGTTAACAACACTGAGTG ctggaagccCATCACTGACTACATTGACCAGCAGTTTGAGCAGTATTTCCGTGATGAGAGTGGCCTGAACCGGAAGAACATCCAGGACAACCGCGTGCACTGCTGCCTCTACTTCATCTCTCCCTTCGGGCACGG gctgaggcCTGTGGATGTTGAATTCATGAAGGCTCTGCATGAGAAGGTCAACATTGTGCCCCTGATTGCCAAAGCTGACTGCCTGATCCCCTCCGAGATCCGGAAGCTAAAGGAGAGG ATCCGGGAGGAGATTGACAAATTTGGCATTAAAGTGTACCAGTTTCCTGAGTGTGACTCCGATGAAGATGAAGAGTTCAAGCAGCAAGACAGAGAGCTGAAG GAGAGCGCTCCCTTCGCCGTCATCGGCAGCAACACCGTGGTGGAGGCCAAGGGCCAGCGAGTCCGGGGACGGCTCTACCCCTGGGGCATTGTGGAAG TGGAGAACCAGGCTCACTGCGACTTCGTGAAGCTGCGGAACATGCTGATCCGGACACACATGCACGACCTGAAGGACGTCACCTGCGACGTCCACTACGAGAACTATCGAGCTCAGTGCATCCAGCAGATGACCAG cAAGCTGACCCAGGACAACAGGATAGAGAGCCCCATTCCTATCCTGCCTCTGCCAACACCAGACACTGAGACAGAGAAGCTGATCAAGATGAAGGATGAGGAG TTACGGCGGATGCAAGAGATGCTGCAGAAGatgcagcagcagatgcagGATCAGTGA
- the SEPTIN5 gene encoding septin-5 isoform X3 produces the protein MSAGTRYKSKAVTAEEKQDHEKQYVGFATLPNQVHRKSVKKGFDFTLMVAGESGLGKSTLVNSLFLTDLYKDRKLLNAEERINQTVEIVKHTVDIEEKGVKLKLTIVDTPGFGDAVNNTECWKPITDYIDQQFEQYFRDESGLNRKNIQDNRVHCCLYFISPFGHGLRPVDVEFMKALHEKVNIVPLIAKADCLIPSEIRKLKERIREEIDKFGIKVYQFPECDSDEDEEFKQQDRELKESAPFAVIGSNTVVEAKGQRVRGRLYPWGIVEVENQAHCDFVKLRNMLIRTHMHDLKDVTCDVHYENYRAQCIQQMTSKLTQDNRIESPIPILPLPTPDTETEKLIKMKDEELRRMQEMLQKMQQQMQDQ, from the exons gacCATGAGAAGCAGTACGTGGGCTTTGCCACTCTGCCCAACCAGGTCCACCGGAAATCCGTGAAGAAGGGTTTCGACTTCACCCTGATGGTTGCAG GAGAGTCGGGTCTGGGCAAATCCACGCTGGTGAATAGCCTGTTCCTGACAGACCTCTACAAAGACAGAAAGCTCCTCAATGCAGAGG AGAGAATCAATCAAACAGTGGAGATCGTCAAGCACACGGTGGACATTGAGGAGAAGGGTGTAAAACTGAAGCTGACCATAGTGGACACGCCAGGCTTTGGAGATGCTGTTAACAACACTGAGTG ctggaagccCATCACTGACTACATTGACCAGCAGTTTGAGCAGTATTTCCGTGATGAGAGTGGCCTGAACCGGAAGAACATCCAGGACAACCGCGTGCACTGCTGCCTCTACTTCATCTCTCCCTTCGGGCACGG gctgaggcCTGTGGATGTTGAATTCATGAAGGCTCTGCATGAGAAGGTCAACATTGTGCCCCTGATTGCCAAAGCTGACTGCCTGATCCCCTCCGAGATCCGGAAGCTAAAGGAGAGG ATCCGGGAGGAGATTGACAAATTTGGCATTAAAGTGTACCAGTTTCCTGAGTGTGACTCCGATGAAGATGAAGAGTTCAAGCAGCAAGACAGAGAGCTGAAG GAGAGCGCTCCCTTCGCCGTCATCGGCAGCAACACCGTGGTGGAGGCCAAGGGCCAGCGAGTCCGGGGACGGCTCTACCCCTGGGGCATTGTGGAAG TGGAGAACCAGGCTCACTGCGACTTCGTGAAGCTGCGGAACATGCTGATCCGGACACACATGCACGACCTGAAGGACGTCACCTGCGACGTCCACTACGAGAACTATCGAGCTCAGTGCATCCAGCAGATGACCAG cAAGCTGACCCAGGACAACAGGATAGAGAGCCCCATTCCTATCCTGCCTCTGCCAACACCAGACACTGAGACAGAGAAGCTGATCAAGATGAAGGATGAGGAG TTACGGCGGATGCAAGAGATGCTGCAGAAGatgcagcagcagatgcagGATCAGTGA
- the SEPTIN5 gene encoding septin-5 isoform X1, producing the protein MDAIILQERLVERLLSPRPQAPRSHPGRLKDHEKQYVGFATLPNQVHRKSVKKGFDFTLMVAGESGLGKSTLVNSLFLTDLYKDRKLLNAEERINQTVEIVKHTVDIEEKGVKLKLTIVDTPGFGDAVNNTECWKPITDYIDQQFEQYFRDESGLNRKNIQDNRVHCCLYFISPFGHGLRPVDVEFMKALHEKVNIVPLIAKADCLIPSEIRKLKERIREEIDKFGIKVYQFPECDSDEDEEFKQQDRELKESAPFAVIGSNTVVEAKGQRVRGRLYPWGIVEVENQAHCDFVKLRNMLIRTHMHDLKDVTCDVHYENYRAQCIQQMTSKLTQDNRIESPIPILPLPTPDTETEKLIKMKDEELRRMQEMLQKMQQQMQDQ; encoded by the exons ATGGACGCGATCATCCTGCAGGAGCGGCTGGTGGAGCGGCTGCTGTCGCCGCGGCCGCAGGCACCGCGGAGCCACCCGGGCCGGCTGAAG gacCATGAGAAGCAGTACGTGGGCTTTGCCACTCTGCCCAACCAGGTCCACCGGAAATCCGTGAAGAAGGGTTTCGACTTCACCCTGATGGTTGCAG GAGAGTCGGGTCTGGGCAAATCCACGCTGGTGAATAGCCTGTTCCTGACAGACCTCTACAAAGACAGAAAGCTCCTCAATGCAGAGG AGAGAATCAATCAAACAGTGGAGATCGTCAAGCACACGGTGGACATTGAGGAGAAGGGTGTAAAACTGAAGCTGACCATAGTGGACACGCCAGGCTTTGGAGATGCTGTTAACAACACTGAGTG ctggaagccCATCACTGACTACATTGACCAGCAGTTTGAGCAGTATTTCCGTGATGAGAGTGGCCTGAACCGGAAGAACATCCAGGACAACCGCGTGCACTGCTGCCTCTACTTCATCTCTCCCTTCGGGCACGG gctgaggcCTGTGGATGTTGAATTCATGAAGGCTCTGCATGAGAAGGTCAACATTGTGCCCCTGATTGCCAAAGCTGACTGCCTGATCCCCTCCGAGATCCGGAAGCTAAAGGAGAGG ATCCGGGAGGAGATTGACAAATTTGGCATTAAAGTGTACCAGTTTCCTGAGTGTGACTCCGATGAAGATGAAGAGTTCAAGCAGCAAGACAGAGAGCTGAAG GAGAGCGCTCCCTTCGCCGTCATCGGCAGCAACACCGTGGTGGAGGCCAAGGGCCAGCGAGTCCGGGGACGGCTCTACCCCTGGGGCATTGTGGAAG TGGAGAACCAGGCTCACTGCGACTTCGTGAAGCTGCGGAACATGCTGATCCGGACACACATGCACGACCTGAAGGACGTCACCTGCGACGTCCACTACGAGAACTATCGAGCTCAGTGCATCCAGCAGATGACCAG cAAGCTGACCCAGGACAACAGGATAGAGAGCCCCATTCCTATCCTGCCTCTGCCAACACCAGACACTGAGACAGAGAAGCTGATCAAGATGAAGGATGAGGAG TTACGGCGGATGCAAGAGATGCTGCAGAAGatgcagcagcagatgcagGATCAGTGA